ATTATGTTTACCATTCGTTGGTTGGTTCTGGTCCATCATTTGGGGTGTTTTAATTCTCTTAAAAGCATTAgcttaaattattattattattataaacttCATTTACATATAATTACCTTAAACTCCATCATCTCTGTTTGtgatggttttttttaaaaaaaaaaaataaaaaaaaaaaataataaaaaaaaagaaatgtatttattttaaaaaaaaaaaaaaaaaaaaaaaaaaaaatatatttctgtgtgattattaaaaaaaaaaaaaaaaaaaaatgtttatttttagttttgttGGACCGATTATTGATTTGTTTATAAATCTgttagatattaaaaaaaatatccaaagcaattgttttatttattcaaagaaaaaaaataaaaataaaaattatttagtaTAAGGttacaacttttttttattttttattttttattttttatttttttttttttaaattttaagtTTTTGATCATTGTAAAATATCCCATATCACTTGATAACTTATTATTTTAAGTTGTAATAGTTTTTAATAGTATACAACTTGTTTCtattgatgaatttaaaattgataatttcattgatttcggctcaaataaatttaaatctaaaatatcaccaattttattttcttcaatattaatacaagaattattattattattattaatttggaataattgatcaattaaatctaaatttaaatcactatttaaaagtaataatttaataatatctttaattgatttttgtaatgattttataattaaaacctctttaattaaatttgttgataatgatgatgatgatgatgatgatgaattttgtttatttttaattaattcatttaataaattaattattataaattcaaaatttgaagaagaaccaacaaatttaaaatcatcatcaattataattgatctaaatattgttaataatgattctaaACCGAGTTTAGCCTCTTTTAGGAATTTTTTACTTGAGCCTTTCAATATAATAGTTTGAGTATCACTAAATTGACAACCCTCAAATAATTCATATGATTTTTTAccaattataatttgtttatattttttacaaGTTCCATAAAATGATGAATCTAATGATAGATTTTGTAAACTTGATTGAGTATTACcaccaattgattttttaataaattcaaattcatttatattattaattgaaccaatacaattaattttattattattattttgattttggcTACTTATTTTAACAAATTCTTGAATTGCTAAATCAccaattacttttttatttaatattaaatttatatttaaattgtaaatattttccaattgttttgaaattaatgatttctCTGCATTTATAAACTCTAAATAATCATtaacatttgaaatttcaatatttgcaAACTCTTTTTGatgttttaattcaatttcataatctaataataatattttaggattttcaattactttaattaatttatctcTACCtgcaaatgaaaatttagattttattaaaattccatttaataatttaatttcaatttcatcattatcatcatcatcttcctcttcttttttttcatcttcatcttcattattattattatgatctTCATTACTTGAaattatagttttaattttaattttatttttatctaaattgggtaaaattttaattaactttttaaaaattttagaaattcttttaaaataaattgataatatattttttgataaattggtttttataattgattctaataattgatcatttttaccaccactactactaaatatttcatcttttaaatttataataaatctttcattaaaattatttttaataaataatctgCATTCttgaaatatatttaatatttgatttattgaaaatgttgatgttgatgaagatgatgaacctttattattaattaattttattgatctttttaatatattatttgttaatattatatattgtGAAACACCACACccaaatctattttttatataatttgattgttgtaatataattttataatatggtgaatcattatttaatgatttaaatatcaatagcccatctttttttttttttaaaaaaaaaaaataaaattttaaaattaatatgttaatgatttaaagattaaaaataaaaaaattaaataaaaataataaaatatagtaaagaaaaaaaaaaaaaaaatctatattaaataaacttaccatttgtaaatataattttttgtgTGGAATTAACAACATTATCATTCTCACCCTCATCATTTTTATGATCAAAAACTtgtgatattaattttaatttaccatGAATTCCAAAACTTGATTCTATAAGTTTcgcaatattatcaattattttaaattcttgataattattcataataaaaaaaaaaaaaaaaaaaaaaaaaaatggaaaatcaaaagtgaaaaaaaaaaaaaaaaaaaaaaaaaaaaaaaaaaaaaaaaatatttgagtaaaattaattaattgtaaaaaaaaaaaaaataataaacaaagtaaaataaaaaaataagtaaataaaatgaaatgaattaaaatatagaaaaaaataaaaaaaattttaaaaacttaaaGTTATAaacttgtaaaaaaaaaaaaattattggttaaaaaaaaaaattattgttaaaaaaaaaaaaaaattgataacgaaaaattttgatttttttttttttgaaaaaaaaaaaatttcgaaATCAACCGTgcggggaaaaaaaaatgaaaaatttcaaattgttATTTGTTTGTAGCTAACCAATCACACAATGAAGTATGTCACACTCGTGTTATAATATCACATATCACCCTTTAAATTCACTGtcatatattatataaaaattataatgataatgcaataataatatatcataAAAGATAATCAACACAATTGAATGATAATTATGATAGATTAAAGATTGATGATAGTGGATATAAGATTAAAGATTAAAGagaaaatttataaataaaattatataaatattaatcatAAACTTTTATTATAGGACCTCTCTTTGCAACTACAGTGAATTCAAAATCTACCCAGCTCGTGGTatgtataataatatttaggTTTAGGATTATATAGGATATTAGGCAGGATTTAGggaattttttatattaatcaatcaatcaattcaatatttAGGTATGAAATTCGTTAGAGGTGACTCTAAAGTTTTCCACTTTATCAACACTAAAGTTGAATCTCTCTTCTTCAGAAAGATCAACCCAAGAGATATTAGATGGTCAATGGTTTACCGTAGAATCTACAAAAACACCACCACTGATGTTTCAGCCAAAAAGAAGGCCAGAAAGACCAAGAAAGTCGAAAGAAACATCGTCGGTGCTTCATTAGAAGTCATCCAACAAAAACGTGCCCAAAAACCAGAAGTCAAACAAGCTGCTGCCGAACAAGCCAAAAGagaaatcaaagaaaagaaGAAAGCTGCTGCCAAAAAAGCTGccccaaaaaaataaatgattaaatAAACGTTGGatcattattgttttaaaaaaaaaaaatattatatttaattaatttgagAAAATTGAATAATTGGTGGATaggataaaaataaaaaaaaaaaaaatttatttcagtgtttatttttaaaagaaattatttgttttaaagtttctatttttttttttttcctttgtttttaatttgatgtttatttaaatttattaaagtatattaaatatttatagtttATTTAAGTGGAATAATatgtttttgaatttattattttttttatgtatttttataaaatggaAATTTTTTGGCTGTAATCGCTATGTCCAAATGGTTTAATTATTAGCTATTACAGTGAGATTCTGTAAAATACTTTTTCATGGATGCGGTTATAGTGAGTTGTGTGtgtaattcttttaatcTCTTCAAAGGGATTTGAGATTTGCCAATTTCTACACGGATAGATTTAGGCCAAGTTGGAGATAATAAATATAGGTCTtgattttagttttaaatggATAGGTGCAGCTGTGCTGTAGTTGGTAATGATGGATTGGTATTGCCCATTCCGTGggtattttcatttttccaGAAGTGTTTTCTTGTGgtttgttgaatttggttAGGTTTCAATTGTCCACTTGTTTTTTAActaatttttgtttaattggaTAGCGCAATTCTGGGTAGCTTCTCATTGAGATGCtagatctcattttatttgtaatatatttatagGGCCTCTGAAAGAGGGGGTTAGTTTTCTTAccttatattattattttttttatttgtttttttttttttttacaaatgttCGCAAAAGTTCCCAAATTGGgtgctttttttttctttttttttctttttgttattattatggatgtagtaatttttttattactattattttcaatttttaactaatattttttactattatgaAAAAGTTTTCATCAAAGACATCGTAGCAAAGTGGTCTAATGCGTCTGACTAGAAATCAGATCCCTTCGGGGGCGCAGGTTCGAACCCTGCCGATGTCgatacatttttaattagaAGCCTATTACCCGAAGTTCGCATTTCTTATGAGGTTATACTCTGCCCACGAATTATTTTAATctaccaaaataataattgaattttaagTAAACCTATCGATTCATGTTTTTTTACTTCAATGGGCAAATATCGATATattgaaagaaaagaaaaaaaaaaatatttgttaataatttttgaaatttctttttttttaaaactaaaaatcaattcaatcattCAATATAGTTATAAAGAAGGTTCTGTTGCTGACGAGTCATAGAAATGTATCAAGTACACATGCTGTTCTTTCTTGTAATATTggtgaattaatattatcaatttctaaATATTACAATATTATGGAAAATTGAAATGTGGAAATCTGTATCTTTGATTTGTAAatccatttttaataaattaaaattgcaacatcaacaacaacaacaacttcatgAAAAAGAGGATCACTTTTTAAAACATCTGCAATATGAtgaaaatgttttattttcaaaaaatatagaTGCAAAATCATTATCTAAAATGCATTTACAAActgataataaagaaaattttacCACTTCAATTATGAATCCATTAtgcaatttataaatattaaataatagtaatgtaAACAATtcgataatattaattcaggTATACCAGAGAAATTTTTGATacattcaaaatcaaaaaaaaaaaattttgatcaactagtttaatttttttattttttatgtaGCTCcctttaataaaaataccgaatttttttttttttgtttttttcccCACCAttcttgtttaattaaaaaaaataaaataaaataaaatccacTTATTCTGCCaccaaaataaatttttaatctgAAATCATttgtttcgtttttttttttttttttttttttttaaaattttgttaaAGATTTTTAATACCTGATgtcatttgttttattttttttgcaaaactttatttttttttggtttctaaaaaaaaaaaaaaacggtTCGAGTTGTTTTCCACCTCATAACAAAACGTTTTTCCCACCTAGCTGTGgcgtttaaaaaaaaaaaaatgaaaataaaaatcccACAACCCGGGTTACATAACGAATTTGATCAATTTTTTCCactataaattgtttttttttttatatattttttttttattattttttacattataaacaaagaataaaaaatgaataaattattattgacaCTTGCAACTTTAGCAGTAATTTTTTCACCAATTAGTTCACAAAAAGCTTTTGGTGTTTGGAATGATTTAACTACCAAATATGTCTCAGTAGGTATTGTTGATTTAAGTACATCTTTATCAAATGCTTCTTTTGTCAACACTGGTTTTACTTTCCCATCAAATTATACTTCAAGTACTTATAATGCTGCAAATGGTTTAATTACTTATGTTGCAACTGAAATGgtaatgtatttttttttttgacctttccaaacaaaaaaaaaaaaaaaaaaaaaaattaaaaataaactaataaaattatttttttatttaaattatttatttttttaatcaattataaTTAGTCAAGTGGAATTTCGTAtgtatattaataataataataataataataataataataataataataataataataataataataataataataataataataataataataataataataataataattatccttttttttttaaatttatattttttattatgtttttttttctaattaattttaaatttatttcttttttttataaaaaaaaaaaaaaaataatagatataTGAATACAATTGATACCAATACATGGACATTATTTAATAGCTCAATCGCTGATAATATGAACCTTACCAATCTTGCATATGATCAAACCACATCATCATACAATATTTTTGCTACAATTACTACTGGTGATGGTTATCTTTATGTTGTAAAAGTTTCAGCATCAGAAGTTTATTACAAAACTATTGATAAAATTCCAAATGTTTTCCCAAATTCAACTGCAACCTATTTAACCAATAGTAAATTATATTCAGTTTGTTTTGAAACTACTTCCTTTTCCATCAATTGTAACTACTATGGATTAGATGGTACAGTATTAAACAAAGAAAATTTCAAAACTTCAAATCTTGCATATCCATGGGTTTCAATCTCTTCTCCATACTTAATGCAATACCTTCCAAAACAACAAACCACTCTTTGTATTCTTAACCTCCAAAATAAAAGCTATGCAAACTTTTATGGTAAATATCAAATCTTTTGGGTAAGTGGTAATTCTCAACAATTAGTTAATACCGGTTGGATGAGTTCTTATGACATAGCTAGAGATAACTTTGGTAGTTTATTTGGTGATTTCAGTTTACCAAGAGTTTATCAATTTGGTATGGATAACGCTGGCCAAATTTCATACATGGAAACCTTTTCAacttataataatcaatggGTTAGAACtcaaaaaagtaaatataaatttatatatatatttatatattttataaatattattttagtttttactaatattttctattttttttttttttttttttttctatactTTCACAACAACAGCTAACAACTTTGTTTTAAATGCATGggcttttatttaaaaaaataataaaaaaaattatttaaaaaaattttaatattatctagtttttattttaattctaaaaatagttatttttaaaaatttaataactttACTATTAATGGTTATTTCtaaattgttaataataatttaattttttaaaaaatttcataatattttatttttatatatttaataaaaaaattgaaagagtttttaattatatatatatatgtatatatttttttttttttttttaaattgtttatttgatttgattttttatttttattttttattttttttaatatatttataaatttaaattttgaataaaaaaaaggatttaaCCCAAGATAACCTTTGTTTTACCGCCAGAAGTTCTCTTTTTAAGTTGTTTTTGATATTCTTTCTCAtctttctttctttgttGTTCAGGAGTTAATTTACCAATtgcttctttttcttttaatttcttttcgaatttctttttttgaatttcttctTGTCTTTCTAATTGAGcttgtttttcaatattttcttttgctTTATCTCTAAGTTTATCTGCTTTTGCTTTAtactatttaattattagttAAATGTAGGTatatatattgaaaataaataataataataataataataataataataataataataataataataataataataataataataatacaaacatTTTTTGGTAATTCAAGATTAGCAACTACATCAATGTAATGAAGTGCTACTCTAGTTAAAAGTACTAATTTATCCATTTCAGAAGCTTTTGGAATTTTGAAAACAAATTTAAGAGCTTTTGGGTATTTTGGATTAATTAAACTATGATCAGTAAAGTGAAAaagttcaattaaattctcATTTTGATTGATAACTTGAAtttcttgttgttttaataataatgatggaaGGATATCAGTGTCACATAAAACTCCAAAACTATTTGATAAGGTATTAATACTTGATCCTGTATATTTTGAACAGAATAAATcctaaatataatatattttttttatttattaatattattattattatttacaagtaaaaataaaaatatacacATACGACATCACTATTATcagatttaaatttctttaatgattttgtttttactAATGCAAATACTAATGGATccatattttctttattcatTGCAATTTCAAGAGTCATACGATCAGGATTACCATAACCAATGAAATCTAATAAAATTGAGAATAGATCATGTCTTTTCTTTAAATCCAATGAAGCTTGTAAACCAAAACAATTGTTTCTACCAGTTGCAATGAATGAATATGAAGATGGATtcacttttaaaattgtgAAATCACCTCTATTACctgtttttgaaaaatttgacATGAAAACTGGTTGTAATTTAGCTCCccataattgaattaattcacGATTTGCTTTTGATCCAATGAAATAATTTGCAATATAtccaataattattaaaataaaacaacttTCTAAAATCCAATTATTTGGTTTctttggtgttggtgttgatggaattttatcattatctgttgttgttgttgttggtggtggaaTTTTATCTTCTGGTGCTTCACTACCACCAtcataatttataaattcttcACTATCTGTTGTTACATccttttattataaattaattattagtattatattgttgtacaaaaaataaataaaaaaaaaaaaaaaaaaaaattttattttcatacgAGAATGAAgatcaacaaaaaaaaaaaaaaaaaaaaaaaaaaaaaaaaaatatatttataaataaaatttaaacttACATTTGATtgtgaaattgataatgaaaaaagtgaaaataataaaacaaataatgcaaatattattaatttattgattttcatttttttttatttattttgtttttttttttatttgtataaagGTTGAGGTggcaaataaaaaaaatgaatagtgatgacttttttttttttcatttttttttttttcattttttttattttttataaaattaaaaaattttattttaaaaaaataaaaaaaaattgaaagcgaatctgtaaaaaaaaaaaataaaaaaataaaaaattaaaaaataaaaaactttcatattttacatttttttgtttgtgtgtgtacaaataatttttaattctttatatatattttatttatttatttctcaataaaagtaattgaataaaataaaaaaatgttacAATCATTAAATAGATCAGTAAGATATTTAAGTACATCAATTGGGTCAAGATTATATTGTAGTAATACAAatcaaacaacaaaaaacaacACAAATGCAAGTGGTGTTAATGATAATCAACAAACTCATTTTGGATTTAAAACAGTGAATAAAGAAGATAAAGAATCAATGGTTAAAGATGTATTTGATAGTGTATCATCAAGTTATGATTTAATGAATGATGTTATGAGTATGGGTATTCATAGATTATGGAaagatgaattaattaatacatTAAATCCAACACCAGGTTCTCATTTATTGGATGTTGCAGGTGGTACaggtaaataaataaataaacaaataatttttttttaaaaaaaaaaaaaaaaaaaaaattattaacaaatattatttattatttattatttattatttattataggTGATATTTCATTTAGATTtttagataaaattaaaacatcaCCAAATTATTTCCCAAATATAAATAAGAGTAATAATGGCGGTGGTgaagttttaaaatcatcatcattaccatcatcGGCAACAGTATTTGATATTAATCAATCAATGTTGAATGAAGGTAAAAAGAGAGGATTGAACAAAGGATATACAGATCAAAGTGATCCTTCAATTGATTGGGTTCAAGGCAACAGTGAGCAATTACCATTTAAAGATAATACATTCAATTGTTACACCGTTTCATTTGGTATTAGAAATTGTACAAATATAGATCAAGTTTTAAGAGAAGCTTATAGAGTTTTAAAACCAGGTGGTAGATTTTTATGTTTAGAGTTTAGTCAAGTCCCAAATCCATTATTAAGATTCGCCTATGATCAATACTCTTTCAATGTCATCCCTATCATGGGTCAATTAATCTCTGGTGATCGTGATTCTTATTCCTATTTAGTCGAAAGTATTAGAAAATTCCCAGATCAAGAAACTTTTGTTCAAATGATTCAAGATGCTGGTTTCAAACAAGTTAcctataaaaatttaacttTTGGTATTTGTAGTATTCATAgtggttttaaattataaaattaaaattaaaaataaaaataaaattaaatataaaaatctgaaaaaaaaaaaaaaacgaagttcttatttttttattttttttattttttgtaaaattttgaaaaaaaaaaaaaaaaaaaaaaaaaaaagtgttttgtgtttgttttttcaattttttttattttttttttatttcaaatttttcattttatatcttttaatatatataaaatttaaaattaaaaaatgttacACCCACAACAAATGCAAGagcagcaacagcaacaacaagaagCTCAAGCTGCATCAATCATACCAGAACATTATGAAATGGAATATAttcaaagaaataataaaactgtttcattttggtaataatcaatattataataaccatagttattttattattattattattattattttaaatatgtttagtattttactaattaaatttaattaaatttaaaaattttagtcaaattccaatttcaattttaggAGGAGCAATTGCAGGTGTTATTGGATTTTCAGGAGTTTATggctttttattttatttttttatatatattacattttgttcattatttacattaaaagaaaacaaaaatttaCATTTATATTTTCCAAATCCAAGATCAATTTGGTTTGATAGTATTGGTGCAGGTTTAATGGTATGTTTATTAAACAtccaaaaatatatatatatatttatatatcaCCCCTTCCAAAATCCTATTCCCAAAATTACTaatcctattttttttttttaaaaattacttATTTTATGATTActttaatattgttatttagccatatattttattttggacgtaagtggaaaaaaaaaaaaaaaaaaaaaaatcttcaaGATATTTTCCATAATTAGCAAttactaattttaaatttctatttttattttttagatttttatataatataatacatatttattaaattaattgggCTCAAAATGTTttgtatataaatataaatataaataaaatacatcTATACAGTGCGTTTggtgtaattaaaaaaaaaaaaaaaaaaaaaaaaaaaaaaaaaaaaaatcagaaaaggcttcaaaatttatttttatttatttattttattttattttatcaagtCCAATAATCAAATCATCttaaatctaattttatttatttttattattttttattttattttcccaTAACTTTTtcgtttgttttttttttttttttttgtttttttgttttttttttttttttttattttacaaaaaataataataattacaagtTCACTTCACTTCACCCactttctattttttttaattttttttttttttattttttttttcaatatt
This region of Dictyostelium discoideum AX4 chromosome 3 chromosome, whole genome shotgun sequence genomic DNA includes:
- the rpl24 gene encoding S60 ribosomal protein L24; its protein translation is MKTSLCNYSEFKIYPARGMKFVRGDSKVFHFINTKVESLFFRKINPRDIRWSMVYRRIYKNTTTDVSAKKKARKTKKVERNIVGASLEVIQQKRAQKPEVKQAAAEQAKREIKEKKKAAAKKAAPKK
- a CDS encoding DUF1682 family protein; its protein translation is MKINKLIIFALFVLLFSLFSLSISQSNDVTTDSEEFINYDGGSEAPEDKIPPPTTTTTDNDKIPSTPTPKKPNNWILESCFILIIIGYIANYFIGSKANRELIQLWGAKLQPVFMSNFSKTGNRGDFTILKVNPSSYSFIATGRNNCFGLQASLDLKKRHDLFSILLDFIGYGNPDRMTLEIAMNKENMDPLVFALVKTKSLKKFKSDNSDVDLFCSKYTGSSINTLSNSFGVLCDTDILPSLLLKQQEIQVINQNENLIELFHFTDHSLINPKYPKALKFVFKIPKASEMDKLVLLTRVALHYIDVVANLELPKNYKAKADKLRDKAKENIEKQAQLERQEEIQKKKFEKKLKEKEAIGKLTPEQQRKKDEKEYQKQLKKRTSGGKTKVILG
- the coq5 gene encoding ubiE/COQ5 methyltransferase family protein, with the protein product MLQSLNRSVRYLSTSIGSRLYCSNTNQTTKNNTNASGVNDNQQTHFGFKTVNKEDKESMVKDVFDSVSSSYDLMNDVMSMGIHRLWKDELINTLNPTPGSHLLDVAGGTGDISFRFLDKIKTSPNYFPNINKSNNGGGEVLKSSSLPSSATVFDINQSMLNEGKKRGLNKGYTDQSDPSIDWVQGNSEQLPFKDNTFNCYTVSFGIRNCTNIDQVLREAYRVLKPGGRFLCLEFSQVPNPLLRFAYDQYSFNVIPIMGQLISGDRDSYSYLVESIRKFPDQETFVQMIQDAGFKQVTYKNLTFGICSIHSGFKL
- the tmem93 gene encoding DUF786 family protein, encoding MLHPQQMQEQQQQQQEAQAASIIPEHYEMEYIQRNNKTVSFCQIPISILGGAIAGVIGFSGVYGFLFYFFIYITFCSLFTLKENKNLHLYFPNPRSIWFDSIGAGLMPYILFWTFLYNIIHIY